From Microlunatus capsulatus, a single genomic window includes:
- the pgm gene encoding phosphoglucomutase (alpha-D-glucose-1,6-bisphosphate-dependent), giving the protein MAHPRAGQPALPEDLIDVDAVVSAYHDLVPDPADPDQQVVFGTSGHRGSSLDTAFNDAHIAATTQAIVEYRAAQGIAGPLYLGKDTHALSGPAWTTAIEVLLANDVDVRCEGDDDFTPTPAVSRAIVVHNAELPEGDAQAADGIVVTPSHNPPRDGGFKYNPPHGGPADSDATSVIADRANALLGDPSPIRRRPFAEVSDRLVRFDYLGAYCEDLRNALDLDAIRDAGVRIGADPMGGASVQYWDYIADRLGLDLTVVNEKVDPQWSFMTLDTDGKIRMDCSSPNAMASLIGQKDRFQISTGNDADSDRHGVVTPDAGLMNPNHYLAVAIQYLYGHRPGWRPDAAVGKTLVSSSMIDRVAADLGRTLLEVPVGFKWFVPGLRTGEIAFGGEESAGASFLARDGSTWTTDKDGILLALLASEIQAVTGLSPSQHYAALTERHGSPAYARVDAPATREQKAKLAKLDPSAVEATELAGEEITAKLTTAPGNGAAIGGLKVTTASAWFAARPSGTEDVYKIYAESFQGPEHLARVQEEARAVVSATLGG; this is encoded by the coding sequence ATGGCTCACCCGCGCGCCGGTCAACCGGCTCTCCCCGAAGACCTCATCGACGTCGATGCCGTGGTCTCGGCCTACCACGACCTGGTCCCCGACCCGGCCGACCCCGACCAGCAGGTCGTCTTCGGCACGTCCGGGCACCGGGGCTCCAGCCTGGACACCGCGTTCAACGACGCGCACATCGCCGCCACCACCCAGGCGATCGTGGAGTACCGGGCCGCGCAGGGGATCGCCGGGCCGCTCTACCTCGGCAAGGACACCCACGCGCTCTCGGGCCCCGCCTGGACCACGGCGATCGAGGTGCTGCTGGCCAACGACGTCGACGTGCGCTGCGAGGGCGACGACGACTTCACCCCGACGCCCGCGGTCTCGCGGGCCATCGTGGTGCACAACGCCGAGCTGCCCGAGGGCGACGCCCAGGCCGCCGACGGCATCGTCGTCACCCCCTCGCACAACCCGCCCCGCGACGGCGGCTTCAAGTACAACCCCCCGCACGGCGGTCCGGCCGACTCCGACGCCACCAGCGTCATCGCCGACCGCGCCAACGCCCTGCTGGGCGACCCGTCGCCCATCCGGCGCCGGCCCTTCGCCGAGGTCAGCGACCGGCTGGTCCGCTTCGACTACCTCGGCGCCTACTGCGAGGACCTGCGCAACGCCCTCGACCTCGACGCGATCCGCGACGCCGGCGTGCGCATCGGCGCCGACCCGATGGGCGGGGCCAGCGTCCAGTACTGGGACTACATCGCCGACCGGCTCGGCCTGGACCTCACGGTGGTCAACGAGAAGGTGGACCCGCAGTGGTCCTTCATGACCCTGGACACCGACGGCAAGATCCGGATGGACTGCTCCTCGCCGAACGCGATGGCCAGCCTGATCGGCCAGAAGGACCGCTTCCAGATCTCGACCGGGAACGACGCGGACTCCGACCGGCACGGGGTCGTCACGCCCGACGCCGGGCTGATGAACCCCAACCACTACCTCGCCGTCGCCATCCAGTACCTCTACGGGCACCGGCCGGGCTGGCGGCCCGACGCGGCGGTCGGCAAGACGCTGGTCTCGTCCTCGATGATCGACCGGGTCGCCGCCGACCTCGGCCGGACGTTGCTCGAGGTGCCCGTCGGCTTCAAGTGGTTCGTGCCCGGGCTGCGCACCGGCGAGATCGCCTTCGGCGGCGAGGAGTCCGCGGGCGCGTCCTTCCTGGCCCGCGACGGCAGCACCTGGACCACCGACAAGGACGGCATCCTGCTGGCCCTGCTGGCCAGCGAGATCCAGGCCGTCACGGGGCTCTCCCCCAGCCAGCACTACGCCGCCCTCACCGAGCGGCACGGCTCCCCCGCCTACGCCCGGGTCGACGCCCCGGCGACCCGCGAGCAGAAGGCGAAGCTGGCCAAGCTGGACCCGTCGGCCGTCGAGGCGACGGAGCTGGCCGGGGAGGAGATCACCGCCAAGCTGACGACGGCGCCCGGCAACGGCGCGGCGATCGGCGGCCTCAAGGTCACCACCGCCTCGGCCTGGTTCGCCGCCCGCCCCTCGGGCACCGAGGACGTCTACAAGATCTACGCCGAGTCCTTCCAGGGCCCCGAGCACCTGGCCCGGGTGCAGGAGGAGGCCCGCGCGGTCGTCTCCGCGACGCTGGGCGGCTGA
- a CDS encoding spore photoproduct lyase family protein, with protein MTAPLIDLPAAPAPTRLWTPKRVLVTRAAAEQPHTAEILRRCEAAGVEDITLLTNDRLTGLRGETERETYARAKTTLAVVVAPPSALKPQPIPPSADWRIDLAKGCPAHCQYCYLAGSLSGPPVTRVYANLDEVLDGVRTHAGLGTVTSGTAERGHEGTTFELSCYTDPLGIEHVTGSLAEAVRRVGAGRYGDGVSLRFTTKFDDVADLLAVDHQRRTRVRFSVNAPELARRFDGGTSPLAGRLTALRSLALAGYRVGLTIAPVMAYPGWREGYADLLDQVGLALDGVPDLDLTTEIITHRFTPASKDVLLGWYPHTKLEMDEDARTQKRSKFGGVKYVYPRQTMAEMRSWFSTELASRLPGAPLLYWT; from the coding sequence ATGACCGCCCCGCTGATCGACCTCCCCGCCGCCCCCGCCCCCACCCGGCTCTGGACGCCCAAGCGCGTCCTGGTCACCCGGGCCGCAGCGGAGCAGCCGCACACCGCCGAGATCCTGCGCCGCTGCGAGGCGGCCGGCGTCGAGGACATCACCCTGCTCACCAACGACCGGCTGACCGGCCTGCGCGGGGAGACCGAGCGGGAGACCTACGCCCGGGCCAAGACGACGCTGGCCGTCGTCGTGGCCCCGCCGAGCGCGCTCAAGCCGCAGCCCATCCCGCCCAGCGCGGACTGGCGCATCGACCTGGCCAAGGGCTGCCCGGCGCACTGCCAGTACTGCTACCTGGCCGGCTCACTCAGCGGCCCGCCCGTCACGCGGGTCTACGCCAACCTCGACGAGGTGCTCGACGGCGTCCGCACCCACGCCGGGCTCGGCACCGTCACCAGCGGTACCGCCGAGCGCGGGCACGAGGGCACCACCTTCGAGCTCTCCTGCTACACCGACCCGCTGGGCATCGAGCACGTCACCGGCTCGCTGGCCGAGGCGGTCCGCCGGGTCGGCGCCGGCCGCTACGGCGACGGCGTCTCCCTGCGCTTCACGACGAAGTTCGACGACGTCGCCGACCTGCTGGCCGTGGACCACCAGCGCCGCACCCGCGTCCGGTTCTCCGTCAACGCCCCCGAGCTGGCCCGCCGCTTCGACGGCGGGACCTCACCGCTCGCCGGCCGGCTGACGGCGCTGCGCTCGCTGGCCCTGGCCGGCTACCGCGTCGGGCTGACCATCGCCCCGGTGATGGCCTACCCGGGCTGGCGCGAGGGCTACGCCGACCTGCTCGACCAGGTGGGCCTGGCCCTGGACGGGGTCCCCGACCTCGACCTGACGACCGAGATCATCACCCACCGGTTCACCCCGGCCAGCAAGGACGTCCTGCTCGGCTGGTACCCGCACACCAAGCTCGAGATGGACGAGGACGCCCGCACCCAGAAGCGCTCCAAGTTCGGCGGCGTCAAGTACGTCTACCCCCGTCAGACCATGGCCGAGATGCGCTCCTGGTTCTCCACCGAGCTGGCTTCCCGGCTGCCCGGCGCCCCGCTCCTGTACTGGACCTGA